One genomic region from Jiangella sp. DSM 45060 encodes:
- a CDS encoding DNA polymerase III subunit delta' yields the protein MTVWDSVVGQTVVPALQRTVADAAGYLEGGRRGAMTHAWLFTGPPGSGRSVVARAFAAALQCPNGGCGQCSECADVRAGTHPDVASLVTQGLNIRIAQVRDLVPRAALRPARGRWQVVVVEDADRLGEDAADALLLSVEEPPERTVWMLCAPTAEDIVPTIRSRCRVVLLRTPPYADVAQHLVATAGVEQELAEFAARASQGHVGRARALATDAEVRARRAEVLRLPFDLADIRQCLDAAANLVAAAKADAEKHCDALDEREVEELRKALGAGTTGRKPRNIEAAVKDLEREQKLRRTRVQRDSIDRALVDVLALYRDVMMLQLGVRTELVNEEMRPSIDRLARSGGASATLRRMEAVVAAREALQANALPLLQLEAMALALREG from the coding sequence GTGACCGTCTGGGACTCCGTCGTCGGGCAGACCGTGGTGCCCGCCCTGCAGCGCACCGTCGCCGACGCCGCCGGCTACCTCGAGGGCGGGCGGCGCGGCGCCATGACGCACGCCTGGCTGTTCACCGGCCCGCCCGGGTCCGGCCGCTCGGTCGTCGCGCGGGCGTTCGCGGCCGCGCTGCAGTGCCCCAACGGCGGCTGCGGCCAGTGCTCCGAGTGCGCCGACGTGCGCGCCGGCACCCATCCCGACGTCGCGTCGCTGGTCACCCAGGGCCTGAACATCCGCATCGCCCAGGTCCGCGACCTCGTGCCGCGCGCGGCGCTGCGCCCGGCCCGCGGCCGCTGGCAGGTCGTCGTCGTCGAAGACGCCGACCGCCTCGGCGAGGACGCCGCCGACGCGCTGCTGCTGTCGGTCGAGGAGCCGCCCGAGCGCACCGTGTGGATGCTGTGCGCGCCCACGGCCGAAGACATCGTGCCGACCATCCGGTCGCGCTGCCGGGTCGTGCTGCTGCGCACCCCGCCGTACGCCGACGTCGCCCAGCACCTCGTCGCCACCGCGGGCGTCGAGCAGGAGCTGGCCGAGTTCGCCGCCCGCGCCTCGCAGGGCCACGTCGGCCGGGCCCGCGCGCTGGCCACCGACGCCGAGGTCCGTGCCCGCCGCGCCGAGGTGCTGCGGCTGCCGTTCGACCTCGCCGACATCCGCCAGTGCCTCGACGCCGCCGCCAACCTCGTCGCGGCAGCGAAGGCCGACGCCGAGAAGCACTGCGACGCCCTCGACGAACGCGAGGTCGAAGAGCTGCGCAAGGCGCTCGGCGCCGGCACCACCGGCCGCAAGCCGCGCAACATCGAGGCCGCGGTGAAAGACCTCGAGCGCGAGCAGAAGCTGCGCCGCACCCGGGTCCAGCGCGACTCCATCGACCGCGCCCTGGTCGACGTCCTCGCGCTCTACCGCGACGTCATGATGCTGCAGCTGGGTGTGCGCACCGAACTGGTCAACGAGGAGATGCGCCCGTCCATCGACCGCCTGGCCCGCTCCGGCGGCGCGTCGGCCACGCTGCGCCGCATGGAGGCGGTCGTCGCGGCACGCGAGGCGCTGCAGGCCAATGCGCTGCCGCTGCTGCAGCTCGAGGCAATGGCACTGGCCCTGCGGGAAGGCTGA
- a CDS encoding helix-turn-helix domain-containing protein has protein sequence MSDTHTDVPSVVAAPLPTPVPADEYEQCPVTDVLRRVGDKWTVLVVVLLGRRPYRFNELHRGIQGISQRMLTRTLRALEDDGLVHREVFPTVPPAVEYSLTPLGESLLVQLSAVADWAVRHRDEIARARLAADAGPDRAE, from the coding sequence ATGTCCGATACGCACACCGATGTGCCCTCGGTGGTCGCCGCGCCGCTCCCCACCCCGGTGCCGGCGGACGAGTACGAGCAGTGCCCCGTCACCGACGTGCTGCGCCGTGTCGGCGACAAGTGGACCGTGCTGGTCGTCGTCCTGCTCGGCCGCCGCCCCTACCGGTTCAACGAATTGCACCGCGGCATCCAGGGCATCAGCCAGCGCATGCTGACCCGGACCCTGCGCGCCCTGGAGGACGACGGCCTGGTGCATCGTGAGGTGTTCCCGACCGTCCCGCCCGCGGTGGAGTACAGCCTCACCCCTCTGGGTGAGTCGCTGCTCGTCCAGCTCTCCGCGGTCGCCGACTGGGCCGTGCGGCACCGCGACGAGATCGCACGCGCCCGGCTGGCCGCGGACGCGGGGCCTGACCGGGCGGAATGA
- a CDS encoding serpin family protein, with product MSLHATEVNHLTAAWLRRTQGAGVLSGAGLWPLLAVLAASADEPGRAELADAVGLSADESMDAARDVLKALADLDGVDAALGLWAQQAARVRPEWRDTLPSGTFGELTGEAGVDQPVLDAWASERTHGLIERFPVQAGPELMLTLATALALRTTWQRKFSDESWQVSEGAWAGRRLAGLARTTPDADDVRVADSAAGPLTLTRVAGDNGLDVHLVLGEDGRASGDVLAAAVALLAGDAAVTGGAALLESGDVERWPGVSTVSAQRPGLVLKTARFTVRSLHDLLEQADVFGLRAVSSGDRDHFPAIGPVPLRVDQARQAAVAIFSATGFEAAAVTAIGLRAVSMPVHRAQALAVSYDRPFGFLAVHRESGLVLFAGWVDAPEDWSDAPKAERPRAMRDRLPPPSAR from the coding sequence ATGAGCCTGCACGCCACCGAGGTCAACCACCTCACCGCCGCCTGGTTGCGGCGCACCCAGGGCGCCGGCGTCCTGTCCGGCGCCGGGCTGTGGCCGCTGCTCGCCGTCCTCGCGGCGTCGGCCGACGAGCCCGGGCGGGCGGAGCTGGCTGACGCGGTGGGGCTGTCCGCCGACGAGTCCATGGACGCCGCGCGCGACGTGCTGAAGGCGCTGGCCGACCTCGACGGCGTCGACGCCGCCCTCGGACTGTGGGCGCAGCAGGCGGCACGGGTCCGCCCGGAGTGGCGCGACACCCTGCCGTCCGGCACGTTCGGCGAGCTGACCGGCGAGGCCGGCGTCGACCAACCGGTCCTCGACGCGTGGGCGAGCGAGCGCACCCACGGGCTCATCGAGCGGTTCCCCGTCCAGGCCGGGCCGGAGCTCATGCTGACCCTCGCCACGGCGCTCGCGCTGCGCACCACCTGGCAGCGCAAGTTCTCCGACGAGTCGTGGCAGGTGTCCGAGGGCGCCTGGGCCGGCCGCCGGCTGGCCGGGCTCGCGCGCACCACGCCCGACGCCGACGACGTGCGCGTCGCCGACTCCGCGGCCGGCCCGCTGACGCTCACCCGGGTGGCCGGCGACAACGGCCTCGACGTCCACCTGGTGCTCGGCGAGGACGGCCGGGCCTCCGGCGACGTGCTCGCGGCCGCGGTCGCGCTGCTGGCCGGCGATGCCGCGGTGACCGGCGGCGCGGCGCTGCTCGAGTCGGGCGACGTCGAGCGCTGGCCCGGGGTGTCGACGGTGTCCGCGCAGCGTCCCGGCCTCGTGCTCAAGACCGCCCGGTTCACCGTCCGCTCACTGCACGACCTGCTCGAACAGGCCGACGTGTTCGGGCTGCGCGCGGTCAGCTCCGGCGACCGCGACCACTTCCCGGCCATCGGGCCGGTGCCGCTGCGCGTCGACCAAGCCCGCCAGGCCGCCGTCGCGATCTTCAGCGCCACCGGCTTCGAGGCGGCCGCCGTCACCGCCATCGGGCTGCGCGCGGTGTCCATGCCGGTGCACCGGGCCCAGGCGCTGGCCGTCAGCTACGACCGTCCGTTCGGCTTCCTCGCCGTGCACCGCGAGAGCGGGCTGGTGCTCTTCGCCGGCTGGGTCGACGCGCCGGAGGACTGGTCGGACGCGCCGAAGGCCGAGCGGCCCCGCGCCATGCGCGACCGCCTGCCGCCGCCGTCAGCGCGGTGA
- a CDS encoding Ig-like domain-containing protein: protein MRLRPTLHRVALVLSAAVLLTACSGSDDSGSGGPTAQPEGPKAQRVPLHLDGITDEVAFGTPLQLSVPNGRIDSVEVAPEGGEPVDGQVGDDGSSWASAAPLEPGASYAVTVVASDRLGMEHTLTDAFAVGAVPDGDRLTLSMQPADGSVVGVGAPVTIRFDQEVTERENVEQALHIASNPQVEGSWHWVSSQEVHFRPKEYWPSGTQVRVDLDLNGVQAGDELWGGRAYDLDFTVGKSQVAAVDAATHSVTYSVDGAAVATWDTSLGAPEFATRNGTYIVLEKFETRQMTSCNANITCDPADPNYYDLEVPNSVRLTWSGTFVHSASWSEGSQGSENVSHGCINLSAANGATFFQLAQYGDIVTVANSTRGPEDLLERGDPGMADWNLGWDQYVAGSAGGAPITTDAL from the coding sequence ATGCGCCTGCGTCCGACGCTCCACCGGGTCGCGCTCGTCCTGAGCGCGGCGGTGCTGCTGACCGCGTGCAGCGGCTCCGACGACTCCGGTTCCGGCGGCCCCACCGCCCAGCCGGAGGGTCCGAAGGCGCAGCGGGTCCCGTTGCACCTCGACGGCATCACCGACGAGGTGGCGTTCGGCACGCCGCTGCAGCTCAGCGTCCCCAACGGCCGCATCGACTCCGTCGAGGTGGCGCCCGAGGGCGGCGAACCTGTCGACGGCCAGGTCGGCGACGACGGCAGCAGCTGGGCCAGCGCGGCGCCGCTCGAGCCCGGCGCCTCGTACGCCGTCACGGTGGTGGCGTCCGACCGCCTCGGCATGGAGCACACGCTCACCGACGCCTTCGCCGTCGGCGCCGTGCCCGACGGCGACCGCCTCACGCTGAGCATGCAGCCCGCCGACGGCTCCGTCGTCGGCGTGGGCGCGCCCGTCACCATCCGGTTCGACCAAGAGGTCACCGAGCGCGAGAACGTCGAGCAGGCCCTGCATATCGCGTCGAACCCGCAGGTCGAGGGGTCGTGGCACTGGGTGAGCTCGCAGGAGGTGCACTTCCGGCCCAAGGAGTACTGGCCGTCCGGCACCCAGGTGCGCGTCGACCTCGACCTCAACGGCGTCCAGGCCGGCGACGAGCTCTGGGGCGGGCGTGCCTACGACCTCGACTTCACCGTCGGCAAGTCCCAGGTCGCCGCCGTCGACGCCGCCACCCACTCCGTCACCTACAGCGTCGACGGCGCCGCCGTCGCCACCTGGGACACCAGCCTCGGCGCACCCGAGTTCGCCACCCGCAACGGCACCTACATCGTGCTGGAGAAGTTCGAGACGCGGCAGATGACGTCGTGCAACGCGAACATCACCTGCGATCCCGCCGACCCGAACTACTACGACCTCGAGGTGCCCAACTCCGTCCGCCTCACCTGGAGCGGCACGTTCGTCCACTCGGCGTCGTGGTCCGAGGGCTCGCAGGGCTCCGAGAACGTGTCGCACGGCTGCATCAACCTCAGCGCGGCCAACGGCGCCACGTTCTTCCAGCTCGCGCAGTACGGCGACATCGTCACCGTCGCCAACTCCACCCGCGGCCCGGAAGACCTCCTCGAGCGCGGCGACCCCGGCATGGCCGACTGGAACCTCGGCTGGGACCAGTACGTGGCCGGATCGGCCGGCGGCGCGCCCATCACCACCGACGCGCTCTGA
- a CDS encoding alpha/beta hydrolase codes for MTLRALAALAFVAVVAAAGCSAEPEERDGRPADVPDRSTPAADATEGVDPALAPFYTQELEWRDCGEGHQCSTATVPIDYADPGGDTIELALLRAPATGDDRLGSLLVNPGGPGASGVEYAQLAGSVVTEQVRERYDIVGFDPRGVAGSSPVDCVDDAELDDYLAADPTPDDDAEIADMEESVRDLAAGCQARSGDLVPHIGTADVARDLDVLRAALGDEKLNYLGKSYGTFIGALYADQFPDRVGRLVLDGAIDPTLTGDDLGLGQARGFERALSTFLTWCFAQDNCAVGSSEDEARATLAGLLRQADEEPLATDDDNRPLTESMAFYGIILPLYLTADEGYEPLNEALDLALTEDDGTLLMTFADLYLERNTDGTYNGNANEVISLVNCKDHPESATADEAKAGLAEFTAASEVFGPFLAWGGLGCSALAEGLDDADVDPTASPTGDPAPHPPVTAPGADPILVVGTTGDPATPYEWAQALAEQLSSGTLLTYDSTVHTAYLAGSDCIDAAVDTYLLDGTVPDDGTSCAS; via the coding sequence GTGACACTGCGTGCCCTGGCCGCACTGGCGTTCGTCGCCGTCGTGGCCGCCGCGGGCTGCTCGGCCGAACCGGAGGAGCGCGACGGCCGCCCGGCGGACGTGCCGGACCGGTCGACGCCGGCGGCCGACGCCACCGAGGGGGTCGACCCCGCGCTGGCGCCGTTCTACACGCAGGAGCTCGAGTGGCGCGACTGCGGCGAGGGCCACCAGTGCTCCACCGCGACCGTCCCGATCGACTACGCCGACCCCGGCGGCGACACCATCGAGCTGGCGCTGCTGCGGGCGCCGGCCACGGGCGACGACCGCCTCGGCTCGCTGCTGGTCAACCCGGGCGGGCCGGGCGCGTCCGGCGTCGAGTACGCGCAGCTGGCCGGGTCCGTCGTCACCGAGCAGGTGCGCGAGCGCTACGACATCGTCGGCTTCGACCCGCGCGGCGTCGCCGGCTCCAGCCCCGTCGACTGCGTCGACGACGCCGAGCTCGACGACTACCTCGCCGCCGACCCGACCCCTGACGACGACGCCGAGATCGCCGACATGGAAGAGTCGGTCCGCGACCTCGCCGCGGGCTGCCAGGCCCGCTCCGGCGACCTGGTCCCGCACATCGGCACCGCCGACGTCGCCCGCGACCTCGACGTCCTGCGCGCGGCGCTGGGCGACGAGAAGCTGAACTACCTGGGCAAGTCGTACGGGACGTTCATCGGCGCCCTCTACGCCGATCAGTTCCCCGACCGCGTCGGCCGGCTGGTCCTCGACGGCGCCATCGACCCCACGCTCACCGGCGACGACCTCGGCCTCGGCCAGGCGCGCGGCTTCGAGCGGGCGCTGTCAACGTTCCTCACCTGGTGCTTCGCGCAGGACAACTGCGCGGTCGGCTCGTCCGAGGACGAAGCCCGCGCCACGCTGGCGGGGCTGCTGCGTCAGGCCGACGAAGAGCCGCTGGCCACCGACGACGACAACCGGCCGTTGACCGAGTCGATGGCGTTCTACGGGATCATCCTGCCGCTGTACCTCACCGCCGACGAAGGCTACGAGCCGCTGAACGAGGCGCTCGACCTCGCGCTGACCGAGGACGACGGCACGCTGCTCATGACGTTCGCCGACCTCTACCTCGAGCGCAACACCGACGGCACGTACAACGGCAACGCCAACGAGGTCATCAGCCTGGTGAACTGCAAGGACCACCCCGAGTCGGCCACCGCCGACGAGGCGAAGGCGGGGCTGGCCGAGTTCACCGCCGCGTCCGAGGTGTTCGGCCCGTTCCTCGCCTGGGGTGGGCTGGGCTGCTCCGCGCTCGCCGAAGGCCTCGACGACGCCGACGTCGATCCCACCGCCTCGCCCACGGGCGACCCGGCGCCGCACCCGCCGGTCACCGCGCCGGGCGCCGACCCGATCCTCGTCGTCGGCACCACCGGCGACCCCGCCACGCCGTACGAGTGGGCGCAGGCGCTGGCCGAACAGCTGTCGTCGGGCACCCTGCTCACCTACGACTCCACCGTGCACACCGCCTACCTCGCCGGCAGCGACTGCATCGACGCCGCCGTCGACACCTACCTGCTGGACGGCACGGTGCCCGACGACGGCACCAGCTGCGCTTCGTGA
- a CDS encoding regulatory iron-sulfur-containing complex subunit RicT: protein MVMAVAFTRYGRLYYLDPGEHTPRVGDKVLVPTDDGPEVAECVWAPQWVSDDIGGLPVCEGPATEKHLQREERNRRRRAEIRVAARRLIKHHELPMKIVGVDYVDTRPDVDQLVTIYFSAPHRVDFRELVRDLARTLRARIDLRQLGARDEARVQGGIGPCGRDTCCSTFLTDFEPVSVRMAKDQDLPLNPLKISGACGRLMCCLKYEHPLYQDFKRSVPTVGCDVTTDDGVEGTVVAYNVPSETVYVRDRETGRRVACPKASVCGSRQAYEGAVAQGARRTPDIEDDAYEDDGENL, encoded by the coding sequence ATGGTGATGGCAGTGGCCTTCACCCGGTACGGGAGGCTCTACTACCTCGATCCGGGTGAGCACACCCCGCGCGTCGGCGACAAGGTCCTCGTCCCCACCGACGACGGACCCGAGGTCGCCGAGTGCGTGTGGGCGCCGCAGTGGGTCAGCGACGACATCGGCGGCCTGCCCGTGTGCGAGGGCCCGGCCACCGAGAAGCACCTGCAGCGCGAAGAGCGCAACCGGCGCCGCCGGGCCGAGATCCGCGTCGCCGCCCGCCGGCTGATCAAGCACCATGAGCTGCCGATGAAGATCGTCGGCGTCGACTACGTCGACACCCGCCCCGACGTCGACCAGCTGGTCACCATCTACTTCAGCGCGCCGCACCGGGTCGACTTCCGCGAACTGGTCCGCGACCTCGCCCGCACCCTGCGGGCCCGCATCGACCTGCGTCAGCTCGGCGCCCGCGACGAAGCCCGCGTGCAGGGCGGCATCGGGCCGTGCGGCCGCGACACCTGCTGCTCGACGTTCCTCACCGACTTCGAGCCGGTCAGCGTCCGCATGGCCAAGGACCAGGACCTCCCGCTGAACCCGTTGAAGATCTCCGGGGCGTGCGGCCGGCTGATGTGCTGCCTGAAGTACGAGCACCCGCTCTACCAGGACTTCAAACGCAGCGTGCCGACGGTCGGCTGCGACGTCACCACCGACGACGGCGTCGAGGGCACCGTCGTCGCGTACAACGTGCCGTCCGAGACGGTCTACGTCCGCGACCGCGAGACCGGCCGGCGGGTCGCCTGCCCGAAGGCCAGCGTGTGCGGGTCGCGGCAGGCCTACGAGGGCGCGGTCGCCCAGGGCGCCCGCCGCACCCCCGACATCGAGGACGACGCGTACGAGGACGACGGAGAGAACCTGTGA
- a CDS encoding helix-turn-helix domain-containing protein: MVDSRAPEYQRLYATLKQLRVERHLTQTQLGERIGLTQRKVSLFESGDRRIDVIELIRYARGLGLDLTDVLDRAGIDHTRPD, encoded by the coding sequence GTGGTGGACAGCCGGGCTCCCGAGTACCAGCGGCTCTATGCCACGCTCAAGCAGCTGAGGGTGGAGCGCCACCTCACCCAGACCCAGCTCGGTGAGCGCATCGGGCTCACCCAGCGCAAGGTGTCGCTGTTCGAGTCGGGCGACCGGCGCATCGACGTGATCGAGCTGATCCGCTACGCCCGTGGCCTCGGCCTGGACCTCACCGACGTGCTCGACCGCGCGGGAATCGACCACACGCGGCCGGACTAG
- a CDS encoding DedA family protein — protein sequence MDLLSFVAVPALAYLVMAALVAVDAVVPAVPGEVAVISAGALAAAGHLNVGWAIAAATLGALTGDLAVHGMSRRALPGVLERFGAGRRLKAKIAQAHERMGSTSAAAIIAARFIPLGRTTMSAAAGVAGMGPRRFGVIAFAAGLLWSSWAVGLGYVTGSVTDAPLWLQVAIGAAVGVLVGVWAGAAHTIVRTRRRMSERARAAEATECDEPSPSRTPELVA from the coding sequence ATGGACCTGCTGTCGTTCGTGGCCGTACCCGCGCTCGCCTACCTCGTCATGGCGGCGCTCGTGGCGGTCGACGCGGTCGTGCCGGCCGTGCCGGGTGAGGTCGCGGTCATCTCCGCCGGCGCGCTCGCCGCGGCCGGTCACCTGAACGTCGGCTGGGCCATCGCCGCCGCCACGCTCGGCGCGCTGACGGGCGACCTCGCGGTGCACGGCATGAGCCGGCGCGCGCTGCCCGGTGTGCTGGAACGGTTCGGCGCCGGCCGGCGGCTCAAGGCGAAGATCGCCCAGGCCCATGAGCGCATGGGATCGACCAGCGCGGCGGCCATCATCGCGGCCCGGTTCATCCCGCTCGGCCGCACGACGATGTCGGCGGCGGCGGGCGTGGCCGGCATGGGACCGCGGCGGTTCGGCGTCATCGCGTTCGCCGCGGGACTGCTGTGGTCCAGCTGGGCGGTCGGGCTCGGCTACGTCACCGGCTCCGTCACCGACGCGCCGCTGTGGCTGCAGGTGGCCATCGGCGCAGCGGTCGGTGTGCTGGTGGGCGTGTGGGCCGGCGCCGCGCACACCATCGTCCGCACCCGCCGCCGCATGAGCGAGCGGGCCCGCGCCGCCGAGGCCACCGAGTGCGACGAGCCGTCGCCGTCACGGACCCCCGAGCTGGTGGCGTGA
- a CDS encoding thiamine pyrophosphate-binding protein: protein MQSRPEYGSDVIVDLLDELGIEFVACNPGATFRGIHDSLVNYRAGVPEIIECTHEEISVAIAHGYAKAAGRPMAAAVHDVVGLQHATMAIYNAWCDRAPVLVLGGTGPVDAARRRPWIDWIHTANVQATQVRDYTRWDDQPASIEAVPESLVRAYQLATGAPPGPVYVCFDSDVQEQRLPDGFAYRPVADYAAPGLVAPDPAAVEQLARWLLEAEAPVIAVETVDRSQPALDALVEVAELTGAAVLEPSRDYGRPALGFPSAHPHNATGLAAQLPEADVVVALEVRDLAALHGFRARPDATVALAGTAQFGAKAWAADLQRLQHCRLALPASSSATALALRSAVRALVEREPELAAAARDRAKRLAELTGAARERWAAFAAAQDGPGPVHPAWLARELLRATAGTDPVIANGSAYGYLHRLWDLNTVDDYLGSSGGAGLGYGIGAAIGAGLAHRDTGRLVVDVQSDGDFMMTPGALWTAAHHRVPMLVVMDNNRAFNNSVMHADRIARDRNRDPSKAGVGTAIDEPAIDFADMARSMGVTAFGPVRTAAELPEVLDAAVATVVEQRVPVLVDVLTKVPEPG from the coding sequence ATGCAGTCTCGGCCGGAGTACGGCTCTGACGTCATCGTCGACCTGCTCGACGAGCTGGGCATCGAGTTCGTGGCCTGCAATCCGGGCGCCACCTTCCGTGGCATCCACGACTCGCTGGTCAACTACCGGGCCGGCGTCCCGGAGATCATCGAGTGCACGCACGAGGAGATCTCGGTCGCCATCGCGCACGGCTACGCGAAGGCGGCCGGTCGGCCGATGGCCGCCGCCGTCCACGACGTCGTCGGCCTGCAGCACGCCACCATGGCCATCTACAACGCGTGGTGCGACCGCGCGCCCGTGCTGGTGCTCGGCGGCACGGGACCGGTCGACGCCGCACGGCGGCGGCCGTGGATCGACTGGATCCACACGGCGAACGTCCAGGCCACCCAGGTGCGCGACTACACCCGCTGGGACGACCAGCCAGCCTCGATCGAGGCGGTGCCCGAGTCGCTGGTGCGCGCCTACCAGCTGGCCACCGGGGCGCCGCCCGGGCCGGTGTACGTCTGCTTCGACTCCGACGTGCAGGAGCAGCGGCTGCCGGACGGGTTCGCGTACCGGCCGGTCGCCGACTACGCCGCGCCGGGCCTCGTCGCGCCCGACCCCGCCGCCGTCGAGCAACTGGCGCGCTGGCTGCTGGAGGCCGAGGCGCCGGTCATCGCGGTCGAGACGGTGGACCGGTCGCAGCCGGCGCTCGACGCGCTGGTCGAGGTGGCCGAGCTGACCGGCGCGGCCGTGCTGGAGCCGTCGCGCGACTACGGCCGGCCCGCGCTCGGCTTCCCGTCGGCGCACCCGCACAACGCCACCGGGCTGGCCGCGCAGCTGCCCGAGGCCGACGTCGTCGTGGCCCTGGAGGTGCGCGACCTCGCCGCCCTGCACGGGTTCCGGGCGCGTCCCGACGCCACCGTCGCGCTCGCCGGCACCGCGCAGTTCGGCGCCAAGGCGTGGGCGGCGGACCTGCAACGACTTCAGCACTGCCGGCTGGCGCTGCCCGCGTCGTCGTCGGCCACGGCGCTGGCGCTTCGCTCCGCGGTGCGCGCGCTGGTCGAGCGGGAGCCCGAGCTGGCGGCCGCGGCACGCGACCGCGCCAAGCGGCTGGCCGAGCTGACCGGGGCGGCGCGGGAGCGGTGGGCCGCGTTCGCCGCCGCCCAGGACGGCCCGGGCCCGGTGCACCCGGCGTGGCTGGCGCGCGAGCTGCTGCGCGCCACGGCCGGCACGGACCCCGTCATCGCGAACGGGAGCGCGTACGGCTACCTGCACCGGCTCTGGGACCTGAACACCGTCGACGACTACCTCGGCAGCTCCGGCGGCGCCGGGCTGGGCTACGGCATCGGCGCGGCCATCGGCGCCGGCCTGGCGCACCGCGACACCGGCCGGCTGGTCGTCGACGTCCAGTCCGACGGCGACTTCATGATGACGCCGGGCGCGCTGTGGACCGCCGCGCACCACCGGGTCCCGATGCTCGTCGTCATGGACAACAACCGGGCGTTCAACAACTCGGTGATGCACGCCGACCGCATCGCCCGCGACCGGAACCGCGACCCGTCCAAGGCCGGCGTCGGCACGGCCATCGACGAGCCGGCCATCGACTTCGCCGACATGGCGCGGTCGATGGGGGTGACGGCGTTCGGCCCGGTCCGGACGGCGGCGGAGCTGCCGGAGGTGCTCGACGCCGCGGTCGCGACCGTCGTGGAGCAGCGGGTCCCGGTGCTCGTCGACGTCCTCACCAAGGTGCCGGAGCCCGGCTAG
- a CDS encoding SDR family NAD(P)-dependent oxidoreductase: MDSRTIVISGGTDGMGRALALRRLAQGDHVIAVGSNAEKGARLVADAATVGGRAEVVRADLTTVAGARSVIRAIEASTDVVDALVLCANRVRPRRVETTEGFESTFALYYLSRYLLSHGLTPALKLSASPVIVNVAGVGTRNGTIHWDDLQLTRRYRAVAAQLQAGRANDLLGVGYAARHGDRVPYVLYHPGFTRSGDLSTLPRLTRGSIRVAARLFARPVEAAVAPIDWFIDAPPPASLTAVDRDRRLPLTLPTLDADRAGRLAERTAALLDRLDRVRGR, translated from the coding sequence ATGGATTCGCGCACCATCGTGATCAGCGGCGGCACCGACGGCATGGGCCGGGCGCTCGCACTGCGCCGGCTGGCCCAGGGCGACCACGTGATCGCCGTCGGCAGCAACGCGGAGAAGGGCGCCCGGCTGGTCGCCGACGCGGCCACCGTCGGCGGACGGGCCGAGGTCGTCCGCGCCGATCTCACCACCGTCGCGGGCGCCCGGTCCGTCATCCGCGCGATCGAGGCGTCCACCGACGTCGTCGACGCCCTGGTGCTGTGCGCGAACCGGGTGCGGCCGCGCCGGGTCGAGACCACCGAGGGATTCGAGAGCACCTTCGCGCTCTACTACCTGAGCCGCTATCTGCTCAGTCACGGGCTCACGCCGGCGCTGAAGCTGAGCGCGTCCCCCGTCATCGTCAACGTCGCCGGAGTCGGCACCCGCAACGGGACGATCCACTGGGACGACCTGCAGCTGACCCGGCGCTACCGTGCGGTGGCCGCGCAGTTGCAGGCCGGCCGCGCCAACGACCTGCTCGGTGTCGGGTACGCCGCACGGCACGGCGACCGCGTGCCCTACGTCCTCTACCACCCGGGCTTCACCCGCAGCGGCGACCTCTCCACGCTGCCCCGGCTCACCCGCGGCTCGATCCGGGTGGCGGCCCGGCTGTTCGCCCGGCCGGTCGAGGCCGCGGTGGCGCCGATCGACTGGTTCATCGACGCGCCGCCGCCGGCGTCGCTGACCGCCGTCGATCGTGACCGGCGCCTTCCCCTCACCCTGCCGACGCTCGACGCGGACCGGGCCGGCCGGCTGGCCGAGCGGACCGCGGCGCTCCTCGATCGCCTCGACCGCGTGCGCGGACGCTGA
- the tmk gene encoding dTMP kinase has product MTGPRGLFVAFEGGDGVGKTTQQALLADHLRAQGRDVVVTREPGDSRIGPQVRAIVLDGGELDPRAEALLFAADRADHVAHVVRPALERGAVVLVDRYVDSSITYQGEGRGLGREQIAAISRFATQGLLPHLTVVLDLDEAARAERVRRQGYVDRIEREPDHVHERVRRAFLELAAAEPHRYVVVDAGRAPDEVAVDVAIAVEKVMRA; this is encoded by the coding sequence GTGACCGGACCGCGAGGGCTGTTCGTCGCCTTCGAGGGCGGCGACGGCGTCGGCAAGACCACCCAGCAGGCGCTGCTGGCAGACCATCTGCGCGCGCAGGGCCGCGACGTCGTCGTCACCCGCGAGCCCGGCGACTCCCGCATCGGTCCGCAGGTGCGCGCCATCGTGCTCGACGGCGGTGAGCTCGACCCACGGGCCGAGGCGCTGCTGTTCGCGGCCGACCGCGCCGACCACGTCGCGCACGTCGTGCGGCCGGCGCTCGAGCGCGGCGCCGTCGTGCTGGTCGACCGCTACGTCGACTCCTCCATCACGTACCAGGGCGAGGGCCGCGGGCTGGGCCGCGAGCAGATCGCCGCCATCTCCCGGTTCGCCACGCAGGGCCTGCTGCCCCACCTCACCGTCGTCCTCGACCTCGACGAAGCCGCGCGGGCCGAGCGGGTGCGCCGGCAGGGCTACGTCGACCGCATCGAGCGCGAGCCCGACCACGTGCACGAGCGGGTCCGCCGGGCGTTCCTCGAGCTGGCCGCCGCCGAGCCGCACCGCTACGTCGTCGTCGACGCCGGCCGGGCGCCCGACGAGGTCGCCGTCGATGTCGCCATCGCGGTCGAGAAGGTGATGCGCGCGTGA